GTTAACTTCACCTGATTCGGGAGCAGGCGTCGGTTCCTGTAATTACCATGCCGCATGCTCCTTCCCCTTGCTACTGGAGACCGAAATCGCATTCATCTCTCTTGCCGCCGGTTGGTCGCCTTTTGTTTGTTTGATTCCTtcgggagttgggaatttcagcaacTGATGATACGTTGATGGTACGGCTCTCATCTTGTGCAACCACAATCTTCCCATAATAATGTTATAACCCATATCACCATCCATAACTTCAAAAAAGAGTCGTCTTCATCACCCATTCGGCGCTCGTGGGCAGCAGGATCTCTCTTTAGGTTATCATGCTTGCGAGGTTGAATCCGGCGAGGAGTTTTGTCGCCAGAATGATTCTTCCGATGAGTTTGGCTTGCTCCAATAACCTCTATTGTATGATATTGGCTGAACTTCCTGGATCTACCAGAAcacgtttgattttaaaatctagtacatttaaagaaattactaaTGCGTCATTGTGTGCTAGCAACAGTCCATTTGcgtcctcctccgtgaaagtgatgtAGTCTTCAGcgacttcccggagtctcttgcTATGGGTTATTGATACCTTCATCTTTTTTGCTGCTGAGAAGGTAACCCCATTGATCTCGTTCcccccgaagatcatgttgatcgtctgGCGCGGCGGATCTTCTCCTGCTTTAGAGGGCTCTGCGTTATCACGGTTACAATCATAGTTGCTCCTGGCccggtcacttaagaattctctgagATGACCATTTTTCAGAAGTGTTGCCACCTCTTCACGcagatgtcggcagtccccagtccAGTGGCCAATCATCCCGTGGTATTCGCACCATAAATCGGGATCCCTCTGGCTAGGATCGGACCTCATCGGCTTCGGGAaccgtgcttctttaatgttACTCATAGTCGATGCCAACTCTATGACattgacattgaagttgtattctgatagcctGGGGTAGGAAGGATCCCATGTACCTGACGCTTCTTTTTCTTGCAATAATCTATTGTTCCGACCGCGATCAATTCTTCTATCGGTAACGAACCTGTCTGCCGACCGGAAACTTCTGTCGCGTCCTTCGGCCCATTCTTAGGGCACAAACTCGCCCCTTGAAGACTGTCTATCTGTGTCgaaatcatcttttgatttttctttattcttctcccgaCCTTTTGCCGACGAGGGGAAGCCAATCTAATCATCTTCAATCCTTATCTTAGACTCGTACTGGTTATGGACATCCTCCCAAGTCGTCGCTTGGAACTCAAGCAagctttccttcaatttttgGGAAGCGTCAGAACTTCTCGGATTCAGACCCTTGTGAATGCTTCAGCCACCCATTCATCCGAAATAGCCGAAAGCAACATTCGCTCCATTTGGAACCGGGTGACAAATTCCCGCATCAACtcggactctccttgtgcaattctaaatatgtcggcctttcgagCCTACACCTTTCTGTCTCTGGCATGGGCCTTAATAAAAGAGttcgcgagcatctcaaaggaatctatggaatgctcgggtagcagcgaataccacgtcaaggctcccctcgtgagagtctctcctaatttcttcagcaaaacagATTCAATCTTATGGGGAGCTAAATTATTCCCCTTCACTGCCATTGTATAGGTGGTAATATTCTTCTGAGGGTTAGACGTTCCATCATACTTCGGCATATCGGGCATTTTAAACCGCTTCGGGATTAATTCTGGTGTCGTGCTTGGTTTGTACGATAACTAACTATACTTCTTTGAGTCTGGTCCATTCAGCACCGGTGGTGCACCggggatttggtccatgcgggcaTTCACTTCTCTCATAAACCGTAAGAGTTCGCTCTTGAAGGGATCGTTCTCGTTGTTGGGGCCGGATCCGCTCCCCCCAGCCCCATCGGAACCAACTCGccctcggggtgttgttgtcgaccctctgtGTTGTTTGATTCGCGGGAGCACtgggaggaactggacctcgtcCATTCGCATTATTGGAAGCCCCTGATAACGCCTGCTTTAACTCCATCATAACCTTATCCTGTcgtgtgagatggcctagaatgactGCTTGTTGCTCTTGCAGGACCCTTACTGCTTCAACAACATGCTCTTcttcagcatcatcgggagtcaCTTCCTGAACATGTCATGGGTACCGCTTGTCATGGACCGGCGTAGCATTATTTCCCTCATTGCGGGTGTCACTAACTGAATCCTCGTGATGAGGTTGGTCTCATTAGGCCTCAAGATTTTGTGTGTattgttaacaccattatctgtcattttttgtgattttttctgagacaaataatcaaaacacgttagtaaaagaggcaaggaTCAACTTAACTACACGGTTGTCTAGgacccacggtgggcaccaaactgtttacccgtaaaacggtacagtcgaatttatacatggtttctagacaagtgaattaattcgatcctaaaataataaaagaattgaggaaatatgcaatacttagccttgataTGAAGATGAAATAGCAGAAATAGTAATTTCGGGAGCGAGGCTTCCAGGTACAACATTAATGAAATCAAAAATTAAGGAGACAAAATTGTATACAGCTTTGAATAGATTATAGCATGAGTTTGCCAGAAcattcgtgtcctttacaatgataacagagctcactatttatagctgcacctaAGGAACAAGgccctaggatcatgcccttttTAATGTCAATTCTGAGGGCCaatgaagaatgtgtaacggtgaGCATAAATGACACATTCTTTGTAACAGACAGTGTACTAAATGTTGTGGAATATTCTCCATTGAATGCTACCGGGTGGCAGGTATTTATTGCATCTTTATGAGCATCATTCTTTCTGGTGACAAATGGAACGATTGTCTTTGGTTTTAACTATCCTCTGCCTTCGGTTCCACGTGTAACTCTCTTATGCAACCACCtagcatagcatattttaccctatacaccgttcacttttacttgttcatCATGGACTTTGcacaccccttaagaaataatagaTGAAGTTTATACATTTCCATAGTAACCATAATAATGATAGTATTTTGAGaagtgttgaaaaataatttgtgaaatgagtaattaataataAGGTAAAATATGAAAAACAAAATATGGTCTTCTCTTAATTTCCTAAAATtgacaagtaaaagtaaaaatatatttttagcatAGCGGACAAATAAAAGTGAATGGAGGGAGTAAAAGACGAAGTGCATATTTCACCACAGTACCCGTAATAATGATAGTAGGAAATTATTTGTAAAATGAGTAATTCATAATAAGGGTAAACCATGAAAAAACATATATGATCTTCTTTTGATTTGCTAAAATTgataagtaaaagtgaaaaaatatttttagtatagtggacaagtaaaaatgaatgAAGGGAGTATATTCTTTCTCTTCGAGTTAATTTCTCGTAACGTCATCGAACTTATACTTTTTCTGTAAATTAATTGAATTAGTTTTTGTGGATTTAAAGTCACTAAACTAATGGTTTGTTCTCaagaaataaatttgggaaa
The nucleotide sequence above comes from Nicotiana tabacum cultivar K326 chromosome 12, ASM71507v2, whole genome shotgun sequence. Encoded proteins:
- the LOC142167266 gene encoding uncharacterized protein LOC142167266; the encoded protein is MSNIKEARFPKPMRSDPSQRDPDLWCEYHGMIGHWTGDCRHLREEVATLLKNGHLREFLSDRARSNYDCNRDNAEPSKAGEDPPRQTINMIFGGNEINGVTFSAAKKMKVSITHSKRLREVAEDYITFTEEDANGLLLAHNDALVISLNVLDFKIKRVLVDPGSSANIIQ